One Arachis hypogaea cultivar Tifrunner chromosome 2, arahy.Tifrunner.gnm2.J5K5, whole genome shotgun sequence genomic window, TATGGAAAGAGAGAAACCAGCACATATTTCAGCAATCACAAGTCAAACTAGAAAAAGTAATATTCACTTCAGAACATCTTGCAGCAGAATTTTATAATGCAATTGAGAAAATTAACAATGAAAATAGATCAGGATCAGGCAGGAGCACATAGAAGAAGAGAGTTACGTGGAGGCCTCCAGTCAAGGATTGGTTAAAGGTGAACACTGATATGGATTTTCATAGATAAACGAGCATGGCAGCTTCAGCCTGGTAGCCAGGGACTGGCGAGTAAAAATTGTCTCAGAGTTAACAACAACTTTCAAGTCAACATCATGTTTAGCAggagaaaaatatacaaaatcatACCAATTTGGCTCCAGTTTCAACAAGCCATCAAAGACAACACAAAGAAGAGATTTTACCTGGGAGGGTGGATGTTGAACCAGGGGAGAGTGAAGAAATTGGAGTGGATGATCATGCTTGGGTCAGAAACCGGGAGCTACAAAAAAACCAACAAAGACAGGGAGAAGGGCCCTTGGTAGAAGTTGCTGGCAGCCTCAATGCAACTTGGGAGGCGCCACGAGAGGGGACGATAGGAGTCACCACAGGGCAAGAGTAGGACTTTCCTTAGAGAAATGGGCAAAGCAACCCAGGGAGAACAGAATCACTTGCGCTTTGGAGCGAGGAAGCAACAAGCCTGGCGAAGCACAAATGGCCACCATTGAAGACGAGGAGCGGCCTTCTAAAAGCAGAAGAGGTGCGGCTTTAACGACCTTGAGAAATTAGCACCTGCAGAATCCGACTGAAGCTACTGATGAGGATTCGGGAGCTCGTTTTCATCCACATGCAACAATAGGCTCAAAGCTTCAGAAGATCTCTGGTCGAaggtgaaggagaagaagagaggatcgGGGTCGAATAGGGGgtggtgataaaccccatttttagggtttatcttgtgatgaatttagagcattttgttaaccttttttcacatttattcaataaaatagcatagtttcatgattgtctcctaatttgtgcttaaatgtgaaaacatgcttttagacccttaatttgataatttcaatcttcctttgattccactagatgccttgatgtgttcgaTTAacgatttcagattgaaaaggctaggaatggatcaaaggagtgaagagaaagcatgcaaagtggagaaatcatgaaaagccaaagatttgggatgcgcccatggacgcgcgcacgcactagacgcatacgcgtggatcgcaaaactCCAGGGACGTGATGCCTACACGGGACCTCTTTAGTGAAATcgtgcccagcgatttctgaagggCTTCTGGCCCAATTTTGAAGCTGAACTTTGGCGGGAAAAGGCTAAAAGGACCAAGAATTGAAGGGGAAAGCATCAAGGAATCATTCCATTCATAGACACATTACAcactttagatctagttttagagtttagttttctagagagagaagctctctcttctctctagaattaggattaggttttggttagaatttcttagatctaggctttaatctttgctttcatctacttctacctttcaatccTTTGTTGCTACAccttgttcttctattctcttgttgtaatttcttctattttgtttctatattttgttgcggatctactcttgttccttttattttcttttaatgcaatttgaggtaattcatgttaattgtgatttctttaattgttattgttgattctttgcaattaattgttgttagaattcattcttgttgtcaatttacgatgcttttcttttatatcttctaagtatttgataaaatacttggaagGAGGTTAGAGTAGAactttatgttcttggcttgggaaggttacttaggaactcttgagtcattaatgtccaagtaattgataatTGGTAGCCGTTGacgactctagttctcactaattcaattaatggatagctaggacttatggactttgattggtatagctcatttgactttcctttactcatTGGAGGATggtttaatgggattgatccttgcaattatcatgttgtggttagtgataaggatagagatccttgaccactaaACTTTGCCAAGACcgttttatcatttaattttcatcacaatttacttttcttgtttctcatccaaaaccccaaaatatacatgttcataaccaataacaagaacacaacCCTACAATtcttttgagagacgacccgaggtttaaatacttcagttattagatttattaggggtttgttacttgtgacaaacaaatttttgtatgaaaggattattgttggtttagaaactatacttgcaatgagatttcatttgtaaaattctataccatcaattttTCGATCATCAGGTGGGTCTCTGTGTGGGTAGTTCTTCGGGTCGGGTTGAGTTCTGATTGTGTGGGCTGGGTCGTTTCTTTAAACCTTAGGCCATGTCCAAAAAAAAGGATCTTTCCGTCTATATGATTTCAACATCGTTTAAAGAGCCCCTTTCTTCACTAATCAATCGACCACACTGGACGAAATTTCAGATAAAAGATTTGACGAAAGAGCTCTTTCTTTGCATGGTCATTTGGAAGCTTCTAGTGAGATAGCAATGAGAAGATATCTAAAAAGTACGTTTCTCAAACCAAAAATTTGATCCCAACTTCCAAAGCAAGATATAAGTCCTGCCAAACTTCCTGGAGCTTAGATCGAAACCCTTCAAAAACAGCAACAAACTTAACTCACTGAACTATATTGAAGAATATAACAAAAACCTAGCCAAGTGCATATCCATAAACACACTTCCACTCGAGTTAAGCTTGGTGAAGCCATTATCCAAGTGGGTCCATGAGGCATGGTAGCAtcaacagagagagagagagagagagagagagagagagagagagagagagagagaggagagagagagagagagagagagagagagagagagagagagaggagagagagagagagagagagagagagagagagagagagagagagagagagagagagagagagagagagagagaggagagagagagagagagagagagagaggagagagagagagagagagagagagagagagagagtcttgATACCTTTATGGTATCAGAGTCTTCTATCCATGGCTTCCGCATCAATGCCACTTATGCTAGTGCAAATGTCACAAGCATTCTCAACCGCAGTTGCAATGAAACTCGATGAAGAAAATTTTCTTCTATGGAAGGATCAAGTAAAATCAATGATCGAAGGCTATGAATTGCTAGATCACATCATTGAAAAGTCAATACCGAAGAATCATCTTTCAAACGAAGATGAAATTGCAGACGTGATCaatcttgaatttgcaacatggCAGAAGTGCAACATGTTACTGAAAATGTGGTTATTTGCATCAATGAGTAAGAGAGTCACCACTCGCATGGTAGGGTGTGTGTTTACTCATCAGGTATGAAGTAGATTAGAAACCTCTTTGCTTTTCAGATCActgcaaaaaaattttaattaaagaacAAATTAGTAAATACAAAAAAGGACTACTGAATCAATGATTATCTCCTCAAAATCAAGAAAGTTATAGACTCATTGATATGTGTTAGAGCTGCAATCAGTGAATCAGATCATGTAGAAGCTATCCTAAATGGTTTGCCAGAAGAATATAGTTCTTTCATCGCTATAATTACTGCTAGATCCAATCCTGTTTCAGTAGATGAATTTGAGGGTTTGTTTATGGCACATGAAGAGCTTTTTGAAGAGAGCTTTGTATAAGCTCATGTGGCATATATCCTGTCTTCTCATCATTTCGCTCGAGGTGGTAGAAGCTTCTCTAGAGGTCGACGATCAAACAAATTTGGTAGATGAGGTAAGATAGTATACCATCAATTTCAAGGTTATGGAAGATCTTCTTCAAGACCTCCTCCACAGACCACAATATCAAGTGTGCATAAAGTCGATCACATTCATAACTAAATACTAGGCGTCACCCAAATCCATAACACTGAAATTTTAATCTGTCTTCTAAGATAATTTTAACCTTCTAAACGTCATCTTTTACAATAGTTTATTTCATCAATAATTGTAGATTTGTCTCTTAATTTTCTTAGCATATAAAATACGTAGAATTTAGAAATCTACACAAAAAGATACATTTAAAATACATCCATTGATTTGATATTTTACAATAttaagaattaataaaatataatgcaaatttatataatttaaaaactaatttgatattttacaatattaaagattttaaaaaatattcatgcaaTATTATATTTATGTACAAATAAGTACTAAAGTTTTAAATATTtaggataaaatatataaatattttcacTCTTATCAAAGATTAACACAATCTTCAAGATAAATTGAAATGAAACAAGACTTATTTTTGCAACAATTTCTGTTGGCCAAGCTTTGGTTTATATTCTATGGTGTTAGATAGGACTTCTGCCAAAGATAACATTGTTATTTTGTTAGCAAATTATTggcaaggattttttttttttaaatatatactaTTGTCACTTATAGTGTATTTACTAATGGAGATGGCAATGGAGTTCTACAGAAGCGAGCATCCCACTTCCATCCTCATCTATGTTAAGAAAAATGCTCTTTAATTTATTCCCTCCTTATTTCTATTGTGAATCCTAATTTATTTGTTCTCCCGAAAAAGGCGAATATATGCGtttgttaccaaacattttaaaaatacaattttaaggaaaaaaacacaatataataaacataataaaaattaatttaatataatcgaACCTAAAAATCATCTTTAAACATTCCTTATTATGTAAACAAACACaatataataacataataaaaattcatTTAATATAATCTAACTTAAGAATTATATTTAAGCACTCTTTATTGTGTAAAAATTGACGTGCTCTTGttcattaattaaaatttaatttttatttattatattttatattaataatttaaatttaaaagccAAGGTAATTTAGGGGATGATGGTTGGCTATTTTAGTAGAGCCTGTTGTACTGTCAACGGCGGTTAGACGAATATTGCACAGAGAAAGGCAGAAAGGGAGTTGATTAGACTCATTACCCAAGGGGTTAGGATTTTATATAggaatattttagtaattttaaatatttcagtctttatttttattttatactaaataaGGTACTAAACCATAACTCAATCTTATATACTTTACactaaatataatacaaaaatttactttaatttatgtcttTTAATCTCTGATCCAAACACAACCTAAGTATGGGTGATAGTCTGATAGAATCTCTTCTAAAGAATAAAATACTAAAGTTAGGATAAAACAATGATAAGTGGGGTTAAGGAAAAAATATTTCCTAAATGAGCAAAATCTGTAGTTCTCACCTTACTCTCTAGATGATAGGATGATTCTCTCCATTGAGAGCTCATATTTTGGTTCACTAATAACTTTTTAAACCCCCTCTTAGACTGTTAGTTACTGGCGAAAAAAACTTTTAATGCAAGATATTTgccatcaataaaaatacaaacttaATAAATTCTTTTGGACCACCATCTCTTgaaacaatttttaaattttgttcactataattaaatacaaaatagagatataaaaaagcttttatctctatctttattaaGTTTGAAGAACTaacaatattttataaataataactaaacatTATTAGATTAAAAGCTAATTATGTACTTGGAAAGTAATTTAATTAAAACTGGCccaaaaaacaagaaaacaagtCCAAATTGCGTCTAACCCACTTACACATATGATCAAGGAAATATTTGTTAATCACAATAACAATTTTCCTTTAGATATAAAAGAATGCTTCAGGCCTCAAATTAATTAAGTGAGCTCATATCCATAACCAAACTCAAATTGGTGGTCCAAGTCCAATAATTCAACTTAGTTGCTAACTAAGTAATTTAATTCTATTTGCATATGAACCAATTCACCCCACCGCCGAAACtaatctctcttctctctcttctctttgtcCAATTTCACGTGATttctcaaaagaaaaaaagaagcttTGAGTTAGGgcaaaatcaaagaacaaaaggGAATTACCAAATTCAAGCAAGAAGAGAAAGTCAAAGAAGTCAATCAAGGCTAAAGGCAAGGTCACATCTGTAGAGCAAATCACAAAAAGGAGTTTCCACATTTATACTtcattgaacctcaatttaaaaatcttctcCTTACATACACAGAAGTGGAAAGTTAAAAATATTGAAGATGGTGACAATCTGCTGTGAATCAACGATCAAGAATCAAATTTGGGGACAAAACAAGAATGAAGGGTTCAGATTGAAGAAGCAATTTAAAAAAGGTTAAAAGAGAAGATAGAAGGTATGGATGCATGTATGGTTAAGTCAATGCTTCTACTCTATCTCTCCTTTGTGAGCCGATGCTGCTTCTAATTTTTGGGAGAAGAAGTCAAACAAGTGTTGAAGCAAGTTTCAAACTTTGGAAACTTCGCTCTTTTATTAAAGGGGTGAACGACCAAGAATTGGATTAAGGAGTGAGAGCAGAATGTTTGGGTTACCATAGCTCACTGAGCTAttcattcttctccttcatggttcttATTGAATATCTCTTTTTCTCATTCTAgtctttctttattttcaatgGTAAAAAGCATAATAGTGAGgtatgtaagaaaaagccattgaGTGGAAAAAGACAAGAGAGTTAGACTTGGAGAAAAAACCTATGTTTATTTTAGAAATTctttgtaagtttttttttttatttgttgtcaTGATCTTGAGGAGATTTCCTTACAAGTTGGGTGGACACTTTGCTGTCGAAAGCTAAGGTGAGTTCCTAGTCAAATCTGGTTTGGGTTAGAAACTGAATTTGTTTCAGATAGGATTGGATAGAATCCTAGAGAAAATTAAAGTTTGTAATCTTGTTCAAAGATAGTAAAATTTtgtcattgttgtgatggagactaaaTGTAAGCTACATTGCATTGAATAGCTGAACTAAGATATATCTCTCTgtcacttttctttctcttttctgtttttgattctgcattttaagagacaaaacaaaattatctcCTAATTATTCTATCCAACTAAACTTCACAATAAACACCCTGCACGTAACTCTATTTTGACGACTCCTTTGACAAGAGACAATAAAATAATCTCCTATCTTTCACCTGAGGCAGGCAACACTCCAGAATCTGAAAGTTTCATCCAACTccaaaattaatcaaataaagtaaaaaaaagacTAAGATTCAACCTCCCATTCTCTTAGTCATTGATATCCATCAATCTCTATTGTCTTAAGACACACACACCCCTCAATGGATGTCATTCTGTTTGAATTCAAGATCTTCAACCATATTTCATTACTAGTACAAACAGCAGTATTTGACGATACCTTTTCATGTTTTCATTAGGTGTTAAGCTCCAATTTCTTCTCTGCAACCATTCTCTCATCAAAATTTCATCTTCAAGATTCaacatttcttagctttttggaTTGACTATATCATAAAAGGACAACCCTAATGGCAAGCCATGTTCACTCTTGGTGAATCTAATCAACACAACCATTAGCTTCTCTAAATACCTTAATAAGTTGGAAAAGGCCCAACCATTATCTTAAGAGGAGATCCCTAATGGAGGCTATAAGAGCATAATGAGTAATAAGTAGGTAGAAGAGCATTAGAGACATTAAACATAACACAAGCATGATAACTAAGCTTAAAACCCATCTTTGACAATAGTAAGGTTCCAAATTTaaattatctatattaattacctTTTGAATTAAGAGTAAACCATTTTTTTATAAACAAGCGAATGACATCAAAGGTAAAGAAGTATTAGAAAATGCAGGTGTGCAAAGAGATTATTAGAAGTTCAAAATCATTAGAACTCAGCAGTCAACATCACATAATAAAGGAACCAAAAAACAATATATTGGATCTACATCAAACAGTTTGGATccctttttctcttttccatTCAATATATAATACAAATGATCCTGAGAATACAATAGGTGGGGCAAAGAATGCAAATCAACAAGTATTATGTACACAAAAAGAGAGAAACAAATCAAGAAAGGCAAAAAGATGAGTGAATAATATTGTTATCTCATGAGAACCGAAACATTAATCTGAAGAAAGAATATTTCTCCTACCATCAGCCATTTCTTCTCAAAACCTCTAACTACAAAGCTGAGTacacaattgttggatcttggaATCTGTTGGATTTTGCATGTAGTATACACCGGACTTACCGTTGCTTGAGCATGTTACGTTCAGCTGGTTGCCGAGCTGGGTTGTCTGCAATTTTGGTTTTACAACAACATCAATATCCAAGacaaaaccacaaaacacataaTCACAGCAGCATCATGACATATTAAATGGTTAAAATCAAGAGCAGAGCCATCTTTGATTATAAGAGGTACTTTGAAATGAAAATATTTGTCTAGGTAATGGGTAATGACCATATGGTTCTACGAATTCTTTAGAATTCATAATACAATAAAGTTGTTTAAGATTGCCTCAATTCCTTGAAAAGTTTTGTAAGCTTTTCAATGTCAAATCAGGAAGTGAAAAAACGTTATGGTTTTACTGATATTATTCAAATAAATGAAGTTAATCATTGTTAGTTAACTAGTCTATCATCATTAGATCATCCTTTTGaccttaactcattatttaataattatatgtatCACGCACTTGTAAATAACTGATCTCATCCCTAACTTTGCATCAAATCACTTCAATCAATTTTTATTCATATACTCATCTATTTACATGCAAGGGAGTTAAAGATGCATTAACAACTCATAAAACAGTGAGTatttttatattgattttttttttaaaaaaaggaagaaaaagaataaagtcAATAGGTCTTATAATAAATGTCATTGAGATATTATGCCTTTGAGTTTTGTGGAAAGTTCATTACCGAACAAGATGCGGCCTTTGTGTTGCAGCTCCATTTTGAAGTTGGGACACAAGACAGATAATGGCACCAGGAGCAGTGATCATTTGCATCAACACCATGAAGAAGTGCAACCAGGCCAACAGAAAGTCTATCACATAGAcaatttaatataaaaagaattaaattCAGAACTAGAGAACTGGGTGAAAAGAAAAGCATGGATGCATTTAAGATGAGTGACTAGACAGAAGTGGCAATGTAGTGACAAACACCGGGTTTCACATATACATGCATATTTTAGTAAAGGATGGATTTAAGTTTAGTACTAACATTAGATAGCTTTGTTTTGTTAGAATAGAAAATTCTTTTAACAGATCCTGGCTATGATTCTCCCTGgttagtcctcattcaacttaaGAATAGGTTCAGGAGATGTAACTAAAAATCAATTGTTAATGATTGCCGCAGAGGCACCAAACAGAGAACAGCACTAATACCTGAGGATTTCTGCTATGGTTAGCTTCAGTTTTGAATTCTTGTATAGTATTATTATTTAAGCAACTAAATGATTTGATCGCTCTTGATTAACTAAATGAGCAATGCATCCTTTATACACAATACAGCTAGTAACAACTAGTACATAAGTTTGCTCCTTTTCTAACAAGATTTTGTTGGGGGACTCAACTAAAATACTTCCTAAACCTTCCTGAAAGCATTACTTTACAATATAATTTTCATAACTGAGATTAACAAGGACCTGATAGCATGTTTTGTTTCCGGGTTGGAATCCTCTAAATGATGGTTCGGACAAAAGCTCCTATACAGTAGCTTTGATCTCAAACcatggttttaaaaattttaaccaaTATCCAACTATGCCATAAGCTTTGGAAGATGAAAAGAAAGGACAAACTATCATTTTTAATGCTCCTTAAGGTACTATCTGTTTTGCTGACTTCCATATACAGTTTTCTAGCTGGAAATCAATGACCTAGCATTTATAGATAATAATAGGAAAAACTTTCCAAGTTAATCATTTATGTTTAAGCCGCTCTCAATCAAATTGGGTCCTCTTCGACCCTCTGAGGCTCAAATTGTCACAGTAGCTGTTCTTATTCAACACTAAATCAATTTAGCTATTCTTTAACACATGTAGACAAATATCTTATTAATAGCCGGAAAAGAAACTTTGGtaagaaataaataattgtaaaactgTTTACTAAGCAATGAAGAATGTAAGATCATAAAAGTTTTAATGCCCAATAAACTATAAACGGAATTTAAGATTTAGAAAGGTTTTGTATCCTTTTTTATATTCTGCCTACAGAAAATAACTAGGTTCATCAATTCTCCATGATGAATGTCTTTTCCTAATTTCCTTTTAGTGCAGTAGAAACCAAAACAAAACCATTCACAAAAATGAACCAACCCAGATAATTGAATTGAGCCCTGGTCTCATTATCTATATAAATATGGTAAATATTGTTCAACTATTTCCTTTTCAGATACTTATGCTAGAGCAACTTGATCTAAGAAAAAGGTTACACTTCAGATGCTTACCCAGCAATTATGATGACCAGTGAAAGGACCCATAATATGCATTGATACTTCTTGAATTTAGGCTTACTTCGTCCTGGAGAATATTGTATCGGAGCATATCTTTGGTTAACCCACCCGAACTGTGGGCGTATCAAAAACACAAATCCGAGAAGAAATCCGGTGAGAAAGCCGCCAATATGGGCAAAATTGTCCACATGTGGGAGAATCCCCACTGCTAGGTTGACGACAATGATGACAACAAGGGTGAAGAGTGCTGCTAGCTGCACACGACAGGATGCCATGATTGTCAATATTTTGCTTTAAAGAGCACAAATCTATCCCCTTGATTAAGATACTCATAGTTCAAATTTGATACATTCAATAAGCACCTTATTATCATATATAGACCAGTTAGTAATGAGTTCTGAAAGCATGCCTCCTAGCAAACCAAAAAGTGCACCGGAAGCGCCAACAGAGATGTTTGACTGAATGAAAAGTGCAGAAAGCAAGCTCCCCCCGAATCCAGAAATGACAAATAGCAACCCAACAAGCACTGTAACACAGGAATTGGTTAACAATTTAGAGATagcacaaataataaaaaatcaaatcagGAAATCAAAGTTCCTGGAGGACACCCGAAATCGAAGGAACTGCATTTTGTACCATTTTGATCAATTTATCAGATGAGAAACAGTACTGTATTCACATTATTCCTCAAATCAGATATTTGAATGTTAATACTTATAATTTGTGACTTTAAGTCCAGGCCCCAGAGTCTATCATGTGAAGACTTACTCTTAAGGCTGGTCTTAAGCTGTATTTGTTGACAACTTTTGAAAACTAATCTTAGTACTGTCTTTTGCCTTATCTATATACTTCTCTACTCAAAACCATGAAGAAGTACAAACCTAGAGTATCAGAATAAGAGAAGGCAAAACTCATCAGAAAAAAACAACATCTTTCACTTTTATCACTCAGACATGCTACTCTATAACAATTAAGGCTCTCCACGTTTTTTGTCTTAAAACCTGATGATTGCAAGGTACAGAAAACGgagaaacaaacaaataaatccaAGGTCTTAGTAATTTTGAATATGTTAAACATACCGAATCCAAATTCCTGCTCAAGCCGAATGCCAATGATTAGAATACCCAACATGTTTGCCAACAGATGGAAAACACCACCATGAAGCCACATACAAGTGATGAGGCGCCAACCCTGGTGTCTATGAACCACTCTATCCACATCAAGAGCCCCCATCTTCTGAAGCCTAAGAAATCATAAACAAGCACCAATTCCTCAACCACAGCAACAATAATCCCCAAtttaagagaaaataacaaaagaaaacaataacAGCAATATTACAGCCACAATTGCCATTGCAGATTGCAATTTAAAACAGTTTGATTGCATAAATTAAGTCTGATATATAAAATTTTCATAAGCAGTGAAAATTTTCATAAAAGAGTTTGATATATAAAATTACACATGAATCTCATCCACAAAAATTTTCATAAGTTTAGATTCTCCCATCCATGTAAATTTCCACTCAACCCTATCATTATCCCAATCAAACATAACCTAAATTTCATGCCAACAAAGGGGGAaatgaagacaaaaaaaaatcatgagcTAGTAGGATaaacaaaaacaattaattaaaaaaaaacaaaaaaaagaagaaaaacgcaCGTCAATGATGAAGGTCCCAAGAGGGGATTCTCTTTGAAAGGCTGAAAGGAGAAGCGGCCCAAGAAGGTGGCAATGCAAGAAGCAGAATTCTTGGGGCAGTTGTTGACATACATGGTGATAACGAACACAACGGTGTTTGCAACAACGAACAAAGGTATCAACCATGGGAACCACTTCTTGTAATGCTTCACCTCAATGAATGATCCAGCTGGTGCTGGTGCTGGTGCAGGTGCAGGTGCAGGTGGTGCTACCTCCACTGGGTGCACCgtattgttgttgctgttgctgcTGGTTCTCTTAGAGTTGACCCTTATGTGGACTTCTTGTGGTGAAGGTGGCACTTCAGCCATGAGTCAAATGCAAAGAGAAAGTGTTAGTTGTTGGTGGTGTTTCAGCCAGAGATTTTTTAGTGTgagaattgaatttgaatgaagaTTGTGTTTtgtgtaagaagaagaagaagtagaagaagaaattgaagatgAAGAGACAAATGATTTCGGGTTTAGCTCACCAACTTTGCTTGTGCGAGTGGGACACTTGTTTGAGAAAGAATATTTATAGAATTCGGGAAACAATGGTCTTATTATTTTTAGGAATATACTATTATTTTTATCCATACAAATTTTGTACGCTTATAAATTTACTCaggaaataataaaatttgtatccATTAATGAATTTTATacgaataaaattatttaaattctaaaaaattattcaaaaatcttAAACTACCTTTGTAAACTTAACCTAATTCATTATAATTCCTAACTTTTTattgtcattaaatttttttcaatatttatttaCATTTATTACAACTGTCAGTATTACTATCACCGCAATTATCACTGTTGTTGTCTTCTTTTCCCTACTACTACTATCCTCCCAATAATTTAGTTTTACAAGAACGTGAAAAATAGCCAATTTCTAGCACGAATCCAACTTTAATTGCGCTGTAAACTGATGTCATACTATACCAAGAAATTGCAGTTTTGAGCTTGTTCCTATGCATCCACATATCATTGTTCTTTTTTCA contains:
- the LOC112747994 gene encoding RHOMBOID-like protein 1 — protein: MAEVPPSPQEVHIRVNSKRTSSNSNNNTVHPVEVAPPAPAPAPAPAPAGSFIEVKHYKKWFPWLIPLFVVANTVVFVITMYVNNCPKNSASCIATFLGRFSFQPFKENPLLGPSSLTLQKMGALDVDRVVHRHQGWRLITCMWLHGGVFHLLANMLGILIIGIRLEQEFGFVLVGLLFVISGFGGSLLSALFIQSNISVGASGALFGLLGGMLSELITNWSIYDNKLAALFTLVVIIVVNLAVGILPHVDNFAHIGGFLTGFLLGFVFLIRPQFGWVNQRYAPIQYSPGRSKPKFKKYQCILWVLSLVIIIAGLSVGLVALLHGVDANDHCSWCHYLSCVPTSKWSCNTKAASCSTTQLGNQLNVTCSSNGKSGVYYMQNPTDSKIQQLCTQLCS